The genomic segment ctcaccctcccacagtgtccatcacacaacacaggcagacaggaatttcagcttctgtggactgagctgaggaataTGTCCCCCAGTCTCACCCTCTGTAATACTGTAGCAGTGATTGTACTAGGGAGTGTATATGTGAACACAGTGTGTTCATATGCTACTCTGTGGTTGAACAGACCAGTTGGGATGTTACCCGGTTTTCTAATTAAAGTGATGCTATTATTACTATTCTGTGACTGGAACTTCAGTGACGCCCAACTCTAAGAAACGATAATCTGCAGGAACCGGGGGATTTTAGAAACTGGTTAAGGGTGAGGCTGTTCAGGAGGGGGcactggctgacaagggaaggttTTGACTTTTTGGTGTGAGGAAATATaagttgtttttgtttttttcctttctccAGATCATCCCCTTCTCCACTCAGACTCCGGTGGAGAGATCTGTATTTGCAGGCCCCAGAGCGGTCTGACCACTTTCCTCAAACTCGGCAGATCTCTGTCCCTTTGCTCAAATgtcctttaaaaactctccctatACCAAACACGTTTCCCTGTGTCTCCCTGTGCTCCCTGTCACAGTGCCAACATTTACATGGTCAGATCCGCATGGCGGAACAACTTAGAGGCCCTGCCCAAATTACAACCGCTGGTGGAAACAGAGGTCAAGTTTCAACTTGATGAACTCTGCTTCGGCCTTGTCTGGACCAGTGCGTAACGCTCTGATCACCCCACTACCGGAGGGATtgtgaggctttagagagggagcagaagtggtttaccaggatactgcctggttcagagggcatgtgctatcatgagaggcaggATAAAATTAGTTTGTTTTCCCTGGatcatcagaggctgagggaagcTCAGACACAGGTTGACAACATAatgggaggcatagatagagtagacagagagAATTGGTTTGTcgcggttgaaatgtctaataccagagggaatACTTTGAAGTTGAGAGTGTGCAGAATGAatggggatgtcagggataatcAGAGAGTCGTGGTTGcctggaacacattgccctgtAAGATGATAGAGGCAAATTATTAaaagcttttaagagacgtttggactggcacatggatgtaagaaggATGGAGGCATAGGGACATGGTGtaggagggataggttagtgattgatatgtttgattTACATCTTAGCTCTTTCGGCACAATATTATTTGCCTTATGGCTTATTCCAGTGTTATAATCTTCAATGTTCAAAGCACattcacttacctttcagctcacTGAGAACCTCTTGTAAAAGTTGACCGGGATTTGGTCGATGGGAGGGATCACAACCTGATTGAATTTAAACAAATTGAGGAAATcatttttgtaaaattgtaaagtGAGCTGTGTTGCGATCCAAATTTAAATTAATGTCTGATATTATCTCACCATATAtctgtatttccttcagtattttgtccaaatttgggacaccaatccgcattttcacaaaggtttcccacatcaccctctgggcacgggagcctttctccatcaccaggctcaggaggagtttagaactgtccgcccgctctcccttatcagcgagatcagagattttctgtgaagagtaacggtgaacatattggggactgacagattcacacagagaatgagaagtaaatgatgtgctgtgtaacgggatcacactgagcagtcacccggacgggtgctgaacctgtctggacatggactgtaccTTCTCTGAGTACAGAGCACAGGGATGGACATTCACcgtgaacctggtccaccagtcaatgagatcctggctggtctgtgaccgcttcattgacgtggctccaaatccataaataattcCTCACTGGATTTGACGGTGTAAAACAGAAATCATAAAATAACGATCACAGAtgaagaaataaaaacaggagggtTTTTACAACGGAGTGGAAGTTGCACAAAAGGTGATATGATTCATCTCCTCAATCTGCCAGTGATAGCGGATTACTGGCTGACACTTGACACCCTTCCTTTGCCTTTTCCGGTGGAGGTTTATTCTTtgattacacattacaacatggcAGTATTCCCCGATCCACACAGTTTGGAGTTGCAGATCGTAACACAATCATCTCCACCCAGAACAGGGCACACTCGAGCTCCTCTGGCACCCA from the Hypanus sabinus isolate sHypSab1 unplaced genomic scaffold, sHypSab1.hap1 scaffold_1206, whole genome shotgun sequence genome contains:
- the LOC132386556 gene encoding uncharacterized protein LOC132386556 isoform X1 is translated as MSQAPSSGGDPVTSPSGKDTVPCSVITELLASWDDFQLLQLTDFYRDGLEQAMEGGVHGVSLALTAENQFSGEEHRKISDLADKGERADSSKLLLSLVMEKGSRAQRVMWETFVKMRIGVPNLDKILKEIQIYGCDPSHRPNPGQLLQEVLSELKGQCVPGNHDSLIIPDIPIHSAHSQLQSIPSGIRHFNRDKPILSVYSIYASHYVVNLCLSFPQPLMIQGKQTNFILPLMIAHAL